In Pantoea cypripedii, the DNA window GGGCAAATATTGGTTTATTGACGCTGGCACGCGATGTCAGCGAACCGCTGGAGTATGAATTGCGTCCGCTGGAAACCAGCGATTTCGCGACGTTTTGGCTGAAAGCCACCATTCACCAGGATTGATTTTGTTATGCAAAACCTTGTTATCGCAGCGACAGACAGCACCCCCGACGTTGACTTTAATTTTGCCGATCGCCTGTTTTCCCTGCGCGGTGAATCCTGGCCGGAGAATGCCGCCGCCTTTTATCGCCCGCTGCTGGATGCGCTGGAGGGCTGGGCCCCGGAGGATCAGCGCCTGCTTACCGTCAATATCGCCCTGCGCTACTTCAATAGCTCCAGCACCAAGATGCTGTTCAGCCTGTTCGATCTGTTCAACCAGCTGGCGCAGCATGGGCAGACGGTGGCACTGAACTGGTTCTATGATGCGGAAGATGATGTTTCTGAGGAGTTTGGTCAGGAACTGGCGCTGGACTTCACCGATCTGCAAGTGAAATTGCAGGCGGAAATGCCCTCATGATGGACCTCAATGAGCTGTTCCGCGAAGAGAGCGAGGTGCTTAATCGCTCACAGGATGTGGCGGCTCAGACCTCACTCAGCGCCGAGGATTATCGCGACGCGCTGCTGAGGCTTAATCGCCATTATCAACGTCTGATGCGCGAAACCTACCGCTTGATTTCGCGCAGTGACCGCGCTGAACGTGAGCTGAACCGCGTCAACGAACAGCTTAACCGGCTGGCGCAGGAGCTGGAATATAAAGCCAGCCATGACCCATTGACCGCGGTGTGGAATCGCAGCGCCATTATTCAACGCATTACCCATACGCTGACCACTGGCCCGGCAGCCCTGATCATCCTCGATATCGATCACTTCAAGAAGATCAACGATGAGTTCGGTCACCCGATGGGTGACAAAGTGATTTGCGAGCTGGTCTCGCGTGTGCAGGCCCACTGCCCGGCAGAAGCCAGCATTGGCCGTATCGGTGGCGAAGAGTTCACCGTGCTGCTGCCACATTTCCGCCTGTCCGATGCCGTCATTGTCGCAGGCGCGATTCACGCTTCTCTCAATGCCTCGCCGCTGGCGGTGCTGCCTGGCCAGCTGGTGACCGCCAGCCTCGGCGTCAGTTATGGCATGCCGGGTTCTGATTTCGAAACCCTCTACAACAACGCCGACGCCGCTCTGTATGACGCCAAACACCACGGTCGTAACCGGGTGTTTTTTCGTTAGTGCGCCGCTGACGCGTTGGCGTTACTGGCCGTCTCCAGTGGCACGGCTGGCGGCGGCAGGAAGATATGGTCGAGAATGTTGCGCATCACAGGTGCGGCGGTAATCCCTTCATTACCCCCGTTTTCCAGAATCAACGCCACCGCCACTTTAGGGTCATTAAACGGCGCAAAGGCGGTATAGAAGATATGGTCGCGCAGACGGATTGGAATCATTTTCGCGTTGTAAGTCTGGTTCTGCTTGAGGCTAAACACCTGTGAAGTCCCACTTTTCGCCGCAATGCCGTACGGTGCGGTGTGGAAGTATTTGTAGCCGGTGCCGTTTGGCGCATTCGCCATGCCAAACATCGCATGACGCACCAGCGACCAGTACGGTGATTTAGGGTCGCCAATTTGCGGCTGCGGTTCTTTTGGCTGATACGGTTGTTGCATAGTGCCGAGCTGCACTTTCTCCAGCAGATGTGGATTGATCACCCGTCCGTTGTTGATCAACGCCACCAGCGCTTTCACCATCTGAATCGGCGTGGCAATCCAGTAGCCCTGACCAATCCCCACCGAGACCGTATCACCCTGATACCAGCCCTTTTTGTGCACCTTTTGTTTCCATTCGCGGCTGGGTAGCAACCCGGCGTACTCTTCATTCAAATCGATGCCGGTCGGCTTGCCGTAGCCAAACTGGCTGAGCATATGATGGATACGGTCAATGCCCATCATAAACGCCACCTGATAGAAGAAGGTGTCGGCTGATTCCTCAATCGCGCGCGTCACATCCAGCATGCCGTGACCACTTTTTTTCCAGTCACGGTATTTGCGATCGGTGCCGGGCAGCGTCCAGGTCGGTGCCCCAAAGAAGGTGGTTTGCGGCGTGATCACCCCGGTCAGCAGCGCCGACATCGCCA includes these proteins:
- a CDS encoding DUF1987 domain-containing protein; its protein translation is MQNLVIAATDSTPDVDFNFADRLFSLRGESWPENAAAFYRPLLDALEGWAPEDQRLLTVNIALRYFNSSSTKMLFSLFDLFNQLAQHGQTVALNWFYDAEDDVSEEFGQELALDFTDLQVKLQAEMPS
- a CDS encoding GGDEF domain-containing protein; protein product: MMDLNELFREESEVLNRSQDVAAQTSLSAEDYRDALLRLNRHYQRLMRETYRLISRSDRAERELNRVNEQLNRLAQELEYKASHDPLTAVWNRSAIIQRITHTLTTGPAALIILDIDHFKKINDEFGHPMGDKVICELVSRVQAHCPAEASIGRIGGEEFTVLLPHFRLSDAVIVAGAIHASLNASPLAVLPGQLVTASLGVSYGMPGSDFETLYNNADAALYDAKHHGRNRVFFR